From the genome of Streptomyces ficellus:
GGCGGGGTACGCCCGGTCTTCGAGCTCCAGCGCAAGCGGCGGCACGGCGGGGCGCCGGACTCGGACGCGGACCAGCTCGCCCGGCTCACGAACGTCCCGGCCGCCCTGTGGCTGTTCTTCTTCCACGCCGTCACCCTGTGCTCCCTGATCGGTGGCGGTCGCTGGCTGCTCGGCCTGTGATCGGCCGTGACCACCTGCCCCGTCTAAAGTGAGGGGCATGACCGAAACACCCGCACAGCTCGATCTCTGGCCGGCCCCGTACGCGAGTGGAGCCGTGGACGCGACCGTCACCGTGCCCGGGTCCAAGTCGGTCACCAACCGGGCCCTGGTGCTCGCCGCGCTCGCCTCCGAGCCGGGCTGGCTGCGGCATCCGCTGCGCTCGCGCGACACCCTGCTGATGGCGGAGGCCCTGCGCACCATGGGCGTCGGCATCGAGGAGGGCGTGGGCCCGGACGGCACGGGCGAGCGGTGGCGCGTCATCCCCGCGGGCCTACACGGTCCCGCGCAGGTCGACGTCGGCAACGCGGGCACGGTCATGCGCTTCCTCCCGCCGGTCGCGACGCTCGCCGCCGGCCCGGTCCGCTTCGACGGCGACCCGCGCTCCCACGAGCGGCCGCTGCACGGCGTGATCGACGCCCTGCGCGTCCTGGGCGCCCGGATCGACGACGACGCGCGCGGCTCGCTGCCGCTGACGGTGCACGGGGCGGGCGCCCTGGAGGGCGGCTCCGTGGAGATCGACGCCTCGTCGTCGTCCCAGTTCGTCAGCGCCCTGCTGCTGTCCGCGCCGCGCTTCAACCAGGGCGTCGAGGTACGGCACACGGGCGCCACGCTGCCCTCGATGCCGCACATCCGGATGACGGTCGACATGCTGCGCGCGGTGGGCGCCCAGGTCGACGAGCCGGAGACGGGCGGCGAGCCGAACGTGTGGCGGGTCTCCCCCTCGGCGCTGCTGGGCCGCGACCTGACCGTCGAGCCCGACCTGTCCAACGCGCAGCCGTTCCTGGCCGCCGCGCTGGTCACCGGCGGACGGGTCACCGTTCCCGACTGGCCGGAGCGCACCACCCAGCCCGGTGACGCGCTGCGGGAGATCTTCACCGAGATGGGTGGCTCCTGCGAGCTGACCGAGCAGGGCCTCACCTTCACAGGTACGGGCACGATCCACGGCATCGACGTGGACCTGGGCGAGGTCGGCGAGCTGACGCCCGGCATCGCGGCGGTCGCGGCCCTCGCCGACTCGCCGTCCACCCTGCGCGGCGTGGCCCACCTGCGCCTGCACGAGACGGACCGGCTGGCCGCGCTGACCAAGGAGATCAACGAGCTGGGCGGCGACGTCACGGAGACGGCGGACGGCCTGCACATCCGCCCGCGCCCGCTGCACGGCGGGGTGTTCCACACGTACGACGACCACCGGATGGCGACGGCCGGTTCGGTCATCGGCCTCGCCGTCCGGGGCGTGGAGATCGAGAACGTGGCGACGACCGCGAAGACCCTTCCGGACTTCCCGCGGATGTGGACCGGAATGCTCGAGGCCTGACGACATGCGCCGCTACGGCAAGCACACCGACGAGGACGACATCCGTTCCCGCCCCAACCGCAAGGGCAACCGGCCGCGGACCAACATCCGCCCCAAGCACGAGGACGCCGCCGAGGGCATGGTCCTCACCGTGGACCGCGGCCGGCTGACCTGCCTCGTCGACGACCGGGTCGTCATGGCGATGAAGGCCCGCGAGCTGGGCCGCAAGGCGGCCGTCGTCGGTGACCGGGTCTCCCTGGTGGGTGACATGTCCGGCAAGAAGGACACCCTCGCGCGGATCGTGCGCATCGAGGAGCGCGCCTCGGTGCTGCGCCGCACCGCCGACGACGACGACCCCTTCGAGCGGGTCGTGGTCGCCAACGCGGACCAGCTGGCCATCGTGACCGCGCTCGCCGACCCCGAGCCCCGGCCCCGGCTGATCGACCGGTGCCTGGTCGCCGCGTTCGACGGGGGCCTGGAGCCACTGCTGGTGCTCACCAAGTCGGACCTGGCCCCGCCCGAGAAGCTGCTGGAGCTGTACGGCGCGCTGGACATCCCGTACGTGGTGACGAGCCAGGACGAGCTGTACGACGGGCACACCGCCGCCGACCGGGTCCGCGAGCACCTGGACGGGCGCACCACGGCGTTCGTGGGCCATTCGGGCGTCGGCAAGACGACGCTGGTCAACGCGCTGGTGCCGGAGGACCGCCGGAGGACCACCGGCCTGGTCAACGCGGTGACGGGCCGTGGCCGGCACACCACCACCTCGGCGCTGGCCCTGCCGCTGGACCGCGCGGACGGGTGGGTGATCGACACTCCGGGCGTACGGTCGTTCGGGCTGCACCACGTCGACCCGTCCCGGGTGATCAACGCCTTCCCGGACCTGGAGCCGGGCACCGAGAACTGCCCGCGCGCGTGCAGCCACGACGAGCCGGACTGCGGGCTGGACGCCTGGGTGGCCGAGGGGCACGCCGACCCCGCCCGGCTGTATTCACTGCGGCGACTTCTCGCCACCCGGGAGCGACGCGAGGGCGACTGAGGCGCGCCCGTGCGCGATCGGTGCCGGTGGGTAAGTGCATAATCGCACCAAGTGACACGAAGCAGTCACCGACATCACTCACCGAGGTCACTGACGCGGGAGGCACGGACGATGGCGTGGCTGCTGGTGATTGTCGCCGGGTTCCTGGAGACGGGTTTCGCGGTCTGCCTCAAGCTGTCGCACGGTTTCACCCGGCTGTGGCCGACGGTCGCGTTCGCCTGCTTCGCCCTGGGCAGCTTCGGTCTGCTGACGCTGTCGCTGCGGAAGCTGGACGTGGGTCCGGCGTACGCGGTGTGGACCGGCATCGGGGCGGCGGGCACCGCCATCTACGGCATGATCTTCCTCGGTGACCTGGTGTCCACCCTGAAGATCATCTCGATCTCGCTGGTCATCCTCGGGGTCATCGGACTTCAGCTGTCGGGCTCGTCGCACTGACGCCGAGCAGGCCGCGCAGCAGCGCCTCCAGCCCCGGCCCACCGGACTCCTCCGGTACGCCCGGCGCGACGACGTACGACAGGGCCAGCCGCACCGCCAGCTCGCACACCTCCGCGCCGGGATCGCCGCCGGCCCGCGCCAGGGCCGCCCGGGACCGCTCCCGTACGGCCGCCAGCAGTTCGCCCGGGGCGGGCGCGCCCGCGTCGGCACGGCGCTGCGCGGGGGCGCCGGCCAGGACCCGGGAGCGGACGGGGGCGGGGCGCGGCGCCGGCAGGCGGTCGCCCCAGCAGCCGGTGAGCAGCGCCCGCAGCAGGGGCCGCGCGGCGGCCTGCCCGACGGTCCACTCCGCCACGGAGACCAGCCGCCCGGCCGCGTCGGACCGGACCGCCAGGGCGCGTTCGACACCGCGCAGGTAGGCGTCGGCCTCACGGCGCACCAGAGCGCGGGCGAGGCCCTCCTTGCTGCCGAACTCGTTGTAGAGGGTCTGCCGGGAGACCCCGGCGGCGGACGCCACGTCGACCATCCGGACCGCCGGCCAGGGCAGCAGGGCGAGCGCCTCCTGCGCGGCGTTCAGCAGTGCTTCGCGTGTGGTGGGCATCGTCGCCTCCCGGGCCGTCGGCTCGGCTCTGCGCTCAGAGTTGACGTGCGGCCACACCCTGTCAATAGGCGCCGCCGGGGTGGCAGGACCACCGGGATAGAGTCGGCGCATGGCCGATTACCACGATGATCTGCGTCTTGCCCACGTCCTCGCGGACACCGCCGACGCCGCCACCATGGACCGGTTCCGGGCGCTGGACCTGAAGGTCGAGACCAAGCCGGACATGACCCCGGTGAGCGAGGCCGACAAGGCGGCCGAGGAGCTGATCCGCGGCAACCTCCAGCGGGCCCGGCCACGGGACGCGGTCCTCGGCGAGGAGTACGGCGTCGAGGGCACCGGCCCGCGCCGCTGGGTGATCGACCCGATCGACGGCACCAAGAACTACGTGCGCGGGGTCCCCGTGTGGGCGACGCTGATCGCGCTGATGGAGGCGGGTCCCGGCGGCTTCCAGCCGGTCGTGGGCGTGGTGTCGGCGCCGGCCCTGGGCCGCCGCTGGTGGGCCGCGAAGGGGCTGGGGGCGTACACGGGGCGCAGCCTGACGTCGGCGACGCGGATCCACGTGTCGAAGGTGGCGGAGCTGTCGGACGCCTCGTTCGCGTACTCCTCGCTGAGCGGCTGGGAGGAGCAGGGGCGGCTGGAGGGCTTCCTCGGCCTCACGCGCGCGTGCTGGCGGACGCGCGGCTACGGCGACTTCTGGCCGTACATGATGGTGGCGGAGGGTTCGGTGGACCTCTGCGCCGAGCCGGAGCTTTCGCTGTGGGACATGGCGGCGCCCGCGATCGTCGTCCAGGAGGCGGGCGGCATGTACACCGGCCTCGACGGGCGGCCGGGCCCGCACGGCGGCAACGCGGCGGCGTCAAACGGGCTGCTGCACGAGGAACTGCTCGGACACCTGAACGGCCGTCACCTCGCGTAGTGGCGCGTGCGCGCCAGGTGGTGCACACCCCTTGTTGAGGGCCTCGCGGGCTGCCACTCTGAGAGTCCCCCCGCTTGTGAACTTGTGAATCCTTTCTCATGGGGATTCACCAAGGAGGTGGCTTACGCCCATGCTCGTCCGTGACGCCATGAGCACGGTGGTCCTCACCATCGGCCCCGCACACACCCTCCGCCAGGCGGCCGCACTGATGGCGGCGCGCCGCGTCGGTGCGGCGGTCGTCCTCGACCACGACGGAAGCGGCCTCGGCATCCTCACCGAGCGCGACATCCTCGTCTCCGTGGGAGCCGGCCAGAACCCCGACCGGGAGACCGCCGGAGCGCACACCACCACCGACGTCGTCTTCGCGGCGCCGGGCTGGACCCTGGCGGAAGCCGCCCAGGCCATGGCCCACGGCGGCTTCCGGCACCTGATCGTGCTGGACGGCGACGGGCCGGTCGGCATCGTCTCCGTACGCGACATCATCCGCTGCTGGGCGCCGGTGCGGCTGCGCGAGGCCAGCCTGACCGCCGGGTAGCCGGCGCGCCGGACGGCCGACCGGGCCCCTGCGGCCGTACGGCGAGAGGGCCGGC
Proteins encoded in this window:
- the aroA gene encoding 3-phosphoshikimate 1-carboxyvinyltransferase, with the protein product MTETPAQLDLWPAPYASGAVDATVTVPGSKSVTNRALVLAALASEPGWLRHPLRSRDTLLMAEALRTMGVGIEEGVGPDGTGERWRVIPAGLHGPAQVDVGNAGTVMRFLPPVATLAAGPVRFDGDPRSHERPLHGVIDALRVLGARIDDDARGSLPLTVHGAGALEGGSVEIDASSSSQFVSALLLSAPRFNQGVEVRHTGATLPSMPHIRMTVDMLRAVGAQVDEPETGGEPNVWRVSPSALLGRDLTVEPDLSNAQPFLAAALVTGGRVTVPDWPERTTQPGDALREIFTEMGGSCELTEQGLTFTGTGTIHGIDVDLGEVGELTPGIAAVAALADSPSTLRGVAHLRLHETDRLAALTKEINELGGDVTETADGLHIRPRPLHGGVFHTYDDHRMATAGSVIGLAVRGVEIENVATTAKTLPDFPRMWTGMLEA
- the rsgA gene encoding ribosome small subunit-dependent GTPase A, giving the protein MRRYGKHTDEDDIRSRPNRKGNRPRTNIRPKHEDAAEGMVLTVDRGRLTCLVDDRVVMAMKARELGRKAAVVGDRVSLVGDMSGKKDTLARIVRIEERASVLRRTADDDDPFERVVVANADQLAIVTALADPEPRPRLIDRCLVAAFDGGLEPLLVLTKSDLAPPEKLLELYGALDIPYVVTSQDELYDGHTAADRVREHLDGRTTAFVGHSGVGKTTLVNALVPEDRRRTTGLVNAVTGRGRHTTTSALALPLDRADGWVIDTPGVRSFGLHHVDPSRVINAFPDLEPGTENCPRACSHDEPDCGLDAWVAEGHADPARLYSLRRLLATRERREGD
- a CDS encoding DMT family transporter, which translates into the protein MAWLLVIVAGFLETGFAVCLKLSHGFTRLWPTVAFACFALGSFGLLTLSLRKLDVGPAYAVWTGIGAAGTAIYGMIFLGDLVSTLKIISISLVILGVIGLQLSGSSH
- a CDS encoding TetR/AcrR family transcriptional regulator; its protein translation is MPTTREALLNAAQEALALLPWPAVRMVDVASAAGVSRQTLYNEFGSKEGLARALVRREADAYLRGVERALAVRSDAAGRLVSVAEWTVGQAAARPLLRALLTGCWGDRLPAPRPAPVRSRVLAGAPAQRRADAGAPAPGELLAAVRERSRAALARAGGDPGAEVCELAVRLALSYVVAPGVPEESGGPGLEALLRGLLGVSATSPTAEVR
- the hisN gene encoding histidinol-phosphatase, translated to MADYHDDLRLAHVLADTADAATMDRFRALDLKVETKPDMTPVSEADKAAEELIRGNLQRARPRDAVLGEEYGVEGTGPRRWVIDPIDGTKNYVRGVPVWATLIALMEAGPGGFQPVVGVVSAPALGRRWWAAKGLGAYTGRSLTSATRIHVSKVAELSDASFAYSSLSGWEEQGRLEGFLGLTRACWRTRGYGDFWPYMMVAEGSVDLCAEPELSLWDMAAPAIVVQEAGGMYTGLDGRPGPHGGNAAASNGLLHEELLGHLNGRHLA
- a CDS encoding CBS domain-containing protein, which translates into the protein MLVRDAMSTVVLTIGPAHTLRQAAALMAARRVGAAVVLDHDGSGLGILTERDILVSVGAGQNPDRETAGAHTTTDVVFAAPGWTLAEAAQAMAHGGFRHLIVLDGDGPVGIVSVRDIIRCWAPVRLREASLTAG